A region from the Sutcliffiella horikoshii genome encodes:
- a CDS encoding O-acetylhomoserine aminocarboxypropyltransferase/cysteine synthase family protein, whose translation MTKPNYDVETVLLHGGQTPDPTTGSRAVPIYQTTSYVFDNTDHAQNLFALNEFGNIYTRIMNPTVDVLEKRLALLEGGAAAVATSSGMSAIAFAILNIAHAGDEIVAAENLYGGTYNLFAVTLPKYGIKVKFVDATDPENFRNAITPKTKAIFGEIIGNPSLRVLDVEAVAKVAHDNSIPLIIDNTFASPYLCNPIKWGADIVVHSATKWIGGHGTTIGGVVVDGGNFNWDHPNFPGFTEPDASYNGIKYAQTFGNLAFAVKLRVQLLRDFGACLSPQNAFLLLQGLETLHLRVEKHNENALELAKYLQDHPAVEWVSYPGLPDHPAHTLARKYLGRGNGSIVNFGIKGGRDAGRKAIDSIKLWSHVANVGDAKSLIIHPASTTHQQLTGDDLIKSGVTEDLIRLSVGIESLKDLQNDLDQALFVATGKSKQAAVSQNI comes from the coding sequence ATGACAAAACCAAACTATGATGTGGAAACAGTATTATTGCACGGAGGACAAACGCCAGACCCGACGACAGGTTCAAGGGCCGTACCTATTTATCAAACAACTTCCTATGTTTTCGACAACACCGACCATGCTCAAAATCTTTTTGCGTTAAATGAATTTGGCAATATATACACGAGAATCATGAATCCAACTGTAGATGTGCTGGAAAAAAGACTTGCTCTCTTGGAAGGAGGGGCAGCAGCTGTTGCGACAAGCTCAGGAATGTCAGCCATTGCTTTTGCGATTTTGAACATTGCCCATGCCGGAGATGAAATTGTTGCTGCAGAAAACTTATATGGCGGAACTTATAATCTCTTTGCTGTAACACTTCCAAAGTACGGAATTAAGGTAAAGTTTGTAGATGCAACAGACCCGGAAAATTTCCGCAACGCAATTACACCTAAAACGAAGGCGATATTCGGAGAAATCATTGGAAACCCAAGCTTACGCGTACTGGATGTAGAGGCGGTAGCAAAGGTGGCTCACGATAACTCTATCCCATTGATCATTGACAATACCTTTGCTTCCCCTTACCTTTGCAATCCTATCAAGTGGGGAGCGGACATCGTTGTCCATTCTGCAACGAAATGGATAGGTGGCCATGGAACAACCATTGGCGGAGTAGTAGTGGACGGTGGGAACTTTAACTGGGACCATCCGAACTTCCCTGGATTTACGGAGCCGGATGCAAGCTATAACGGAATTAAATATGCACAGACTTTTGGGAATCTGGCATTTGCTGTGAAGCTAAGAGTGCAACTTCTAAGAGATTTTGGCGCATGCTTGAGTCCTCAAAATGCATTTTTACTTTTACAGGGACTTGAAACCTTGCACTTACGAGTAGAAAAGCATAACGAGAATGCCCTGGAATTAGCGAAATACCTACAAGATCACCCTGCAGTGGAATGGGTTTCCTATCCTGGACTGCCAGATCACCCGGCACATACTCTTGCGAGAAAATATTTGGGTAGAGGCAATGGTTCCATTGTAAACTTTGGAATTAAAGGTGGAAGAGATGCAGGGAGAAAGGCGATTGACAGCATTAAACTCTGGTCTCATGTGGCAAATGTCGGAGATGCAAAATCTTTAATTATTCACCCCGCTTCCACCACACATCAGCAGCTAACAGGTGACGATTTAATTAAATCCGGTGTGACAGAAGATCTGATTCGCTTATCTGTCGGAATTGAGTCGCTAAAGGATCTGCAGAATGATTTAGATCAGGCACTATTCGTGGCTACTGGAAAGTCCAAACAAGCTGCAGTCAGTCAAAACATATAG
- the metX gene encoding homoserine O-acetyltransferase MetX: protein MSCQTEHTKKVSIGTLLLENGKKLPNVEIAYERKGNPSGEVIVVCHALSGNQATVGSKENPGWWNKFIGPDLYIDTNRYQVITMNVLGGCNGSTGPTSIDTETGRKYGAAFPAITIRDMVHSQYKALRKLGIDRVKAIIGGSLGGMQVLEWGHLYPNFTEILIPMAVTPYFTDYALAYNSIGRHAIKSDPLWDNGNYSEGTIIKGMEIARMVGVVTYRSESLFNDRFNREKKESVDIEYQVDSYLKYQGQKFSKRFDANSYLILLQAMDQYDLGFKRGGWQHALEKVEAKVCMVSFSGDLLYPPPLAEAFIKELNKRNKNSAYIQVETRFGHDGFLVEFDKWGHHVKNILEKKEVTECLI from the coding sequence GTGAGCTGTCAAACGGAACATACCAAAAAGGTATCGATCGGAACGCTGCTTTTAGAAAACGGAAAAAAACTCCCTAATGTGGAGATAGCATATGAACGAAAAGGAAATCCATCGGGTGAAGTGATTGTGGTGTGCCATGCTCTATCGGGAAATCAAGCTACTGTCGGTTCAAAAGAAAACCCTGGTTGGTGGAATAAATTTATCGGACCAGATCTTTATATCGACACGAACAGGTATCAAGTTATAACAATGAATGTACTTGGTGGATGCAATGGTAGTACGGGACCAACGAGTATTGACACTGAAACTGGTAGAAAATACGGCGCAGCCTTTCCTGCCATCACCATCAGGGACATGGTGCACTCCCAATATAAAGCCTTGCGAAAGTTAGGAATTGACCGAGTAAAGGCAATTATCGGGGGATCGCTTGGTGGAATGCAGGTGCTTGAATGGGGACATTTGTATCCAAACTTCACAGAAATTCTCATTCCAATGGCGGTGACACCATATTTTACAGATTATGCCCTAGCATACAATTCAATAGGCAGGCATGCGATTAAATCAGATCCTCTGTGGGATAACGGAAACTATTCTGAAGGGACTATCATTAAAGGGATGGAGATAGCGAGAATGGTGGGGGTGGTCACCTACCGCTCGGAAAGCCTATTTAATGACCGTTTTAACAGGGAAAAGAAAGAAAGTGTAGATATAGAATATCAGGTTGACTCCTATTTGAAATATCAGGGCCAGAAATTTTCCAAACGGTTTGATGCAAACAGCTATCTTATTCTCCTTCAGGCAATGGATCAATATGATCTCGGGTTTAAAAGAGGAGGGTGGCAACATGCGCTGGAGAAAGTGGAGGCAAAAGTTTGTATGGTCAGTTTTTCTGGCGACCTTCTTTATCCTCCACCTTTAGCAGAAGCGTTTATTAAGGAACTGAATAAACGCAATAAAAATTCGGCCTATATACAAGTTGAAACAAGGTTCGGGCATGACGGGTTTCTTGTGGAATTTGATAAATGGGGACATCATGTCAAAAACATATTAGAGAAAAAGGAAGTGACAGAATGTCTCATTTAA
- a CDS encoding ATP-dependent Clp protease ATP-binding subunit: MKCQKCEVNNATIQFKFRSNNEQTQLVLCSSCFEEVRAQMTSPTPTSFFSDFPFGNGSSNDEGHVNGTAQNQSLGSKKGGSILDELGKNITNIAKTGLIDPVIGRDKEIKRVIEILNRRNKNNPVLIGEPGVGKTAIVEGLALKIVEGDVPSKLKNKEIYLLDVASLVANTGIRGQFEERLKQVITELQKRKNVILFVDELHLIVGAGSAEGSMDAGNILKPALARGELQLVGATTLKEYRQIEKDAALERRFQPVTVKEPSTDEALKIIKGIQSKYEDYHQVTYSDDAIKACVELSHRYIQDRFLPDKAIDLLDEAGSRKNLTLNTIDLEQIDARLTQIEEEKKAALSKEDYETAAKLRDEEEKLEEKRNSNDQADYERGQVTLEDIQVIMEEMSGIPIGKLQVDEQAKLKNLATNLNQKVIGQEEAVNKITKAIRRSRAGLKRKERPIGAFLFVGPTGVGKTELTKSLAEELFGTKDAYIRFDMSEYMEKHAVSKLIGSPPGYVGHEEAGQLTEKVRRNPYSIILLDEMEKAHPDVLHLFLQVMEDGRLTDSQGRTVSFKDTVIIMTSNAGVTDKKISVGFEKQATPETGSVIESLSNYFKPEFLNRFDSIIEFSQLQKDHLLAIVDIMVDELSEMLSQERDCELTISDVAKEKLIELGYNPAFGARPLRRIIQEHIEDPITDLLLDGDTFAKIDVDVTDDQIVVNGK; this comes from the coding sequence ATGAAATGTCAAAAATGTGAAGTAAATAACGCAACGATTCAATTTAAATTTCGTTCAAATAACGAGCAGACACAACTTGTCTTATGCTCTTCCTGCTTTGAAGAAGTAAGAGCACAAATGACATCACCGACGCCCACTAGTTTTTTCTCTGACTTTCCTTTTGGGAATGGCTCGTCTAATGATGAAGGCCATGTAAACGGGACGGCTCAAAACCAATCACTAGGAAGCAAAAAAGGTGGAAGCATTCTTGATGAGCTAGGTAAAAATATAACCAACATTGCCAAAACAGGTCTCATTGATCCTGTCATTGGCCGTGATAAAGAAATTAAACGTGTGATTGAAATTTTAAATAGGCGAAATAAAAACAACCCTGTCCTGATCGGGGAACCAGGTGTAGGTAAAACTGCCATAGTGGAAGGGTTAGCCTTGAAAATTGTAGAAGGCGATGTTCCTTCAAAATTAAAAAACAAGGAAATATATTTGTTGGATGTAGCTTCCCTTGTCGCTAACACAGGAATTCGCGGTCAATTTGAAGAGCGTCTTAAACAAGTAATTACAGAGTTGCAAAAAAGAAAAAATGTCATTCTTTTTGTAGATGAGCTACACCTTATTGTCGGTGCTGGTTCTGCTGAAGGCTCAATGGATGCAGGAAACATTTTAAAACCTGCTTTGGCAAGAGGCGAACTCCAATTGGTCGGGGCAACAACATTGAAAGAATACCGCCAAATTGAAAAAGATGCGGCACTTGAACGCCGCTTCCAACCGGTTACCGTCAAAGAGCCGTCTACGGATGAGGCATTAAAAATTATTAAAGGCATTCAATCAAAATATGAAGATTACCACCAGGTTACCTATTCAGATGATGCCATCAAAGCTTGCGTAGAGCTTTCACACCGCTACATCCAAGATCGCTTCTTACCAGACAAAGCGATTGATCTTTTAGATGAAGCAGGATCAAGAAAAAATCTAACGTTAAATACGATTGATTTGGAGCAAATTGATGCTCGTCTGACTCAAATTGAAGAAGAAAAGAAGGCAGCTTTATCGAAAGAGGATTACGAAACAGCTGCCAAGTTAAGAGACGAAGAGGAAAAGCTTGAAGAAAAAAGAAACTCCAACGATCAAGCGGATTACGAGCGCGGTCAAGTGACATTGGAAGACATCCAAGTCATCATGGAAGAGATGTCAGGAATTCCAATTGGTAAATTGCAAGTTGATGAACAGGCAAAACTCAAAAACCTTGCAACAAACTTGAACCAAAAAGTCATTGGACAAGAAGAAGCTGTCAATAAAATTACAAAAGCGATCCGCAGAAGCCGTGCTGGCTTGAAAAGAAAAGAGCGTCCAATCGGTGCTTTCTTATTCGTTGGACCTACAGGGGTAGGGAAAACCGAATTGACCAAATCACTGGCTGAAGAGCTCTTTGGAACGAAAGATGCTTACATCAGATTTGATATGAGTGAATATATGGAGAAACACGCAGTTTCCAAGCTGATAGGCTCCCCTCCTGGCTATGTTGGTCACGAGGAAGCGGGGCAACTAACAGAAAAAGTTCGCCGAAATCCTTACAGCATTATTCTGCTTGATGAGATGGAAAAAGCTCATCCGGACGTTCTACACCTGTTCTTACAAGTGATGGAGGATGGACGACTTACCGACAGCCAAGGCAGAACCGTAAGTTTCAAGGATACGGTTATCATCATGACAAGTAACGCAGGTGTGACGGATAAGAAGATTTCTGTAGGCTTTGAAAAACAGGCCACGCCTGAAACGGGTTCTGTTATCGAAAGCTTATCGAATTACTTTAAACCTGAATTTTTAAACCGTTTTGACAGTATCATCGAGTTCTCACAGCTTCAAAAAGATCACCTGTTGGCAATTGTCGACATTATGGTCGATGAATTATCTGAAATGCTCAGCCAAGAACGTGATTGTGAACTTACCATTTCAGATGTTGCAAAAGAAAAGTTGATAGAGCTTGGATATAACCCGGCGTTTGGTGCAAGACCATTGCGCAGAATCATCCAAGAGCATATTGAAGATCCAATTACAGACCTATTATTGGATGGCGATACTTTTGCGAAAATCGATGTAGATGTAACAGATGACCAAATTGTCGTAAACGGCAAATAA